A portion of the Streptomyces platensis genome contains these proteins:
- a CDS encoding D-2-hydroxyacid dehydrogenase: protein MSERTVLVLGSDPPPKLDRLTGRARVIFTDEDSLADRLPTADVLLAWDFTSDAIRRAWPEKGPRPGWVHTASAGVDQLLCPALVADDTLVTNARGVFEQPIAEYVAGLVIAMAKDFYGSWELQRQRRWQHRETLRLAGSRAVVVGSGPIGRAIGSTLMALGVKVDLVGRRARPDDPQFGLVHASDALNDLLTQADWVICAAPLTEATRGLFDKAAFARMPPRARFINIGRGPLVVEDALIAALREWRIAAAALDVFEEEPLTPDSPLWDVPHLIVSPHMSGDTLGWRDALAEQFQDNFDRWSAGEPLDNLVDKRLGYVPVK, encoded by the coding sequence ATGTCCGAACGCACCGTCCTCGTCCTCGGATCCGACCCGCCGCCGAAGCTGGACCGGCTCACCGGCCGGGCTCGGGTGATCTTCACCGATGAGGACTCGCTCGCCGACCGACTGCCCACCGCCGACGTGCTGTTGGCCTGGGACTTCACTTCCGATGCGATCCGCAGAGCCTGGCCGGAGAAGGGCCCCAGGCCCGGCTGGGTGCACACCGCGAGCGCCGGTGTGGATCAGCTCCTGTGCCCGGCACTGGTCGCCGACGACACCCTGGTGACCAACGCCCGGGGGGTCTTCGAGCAGCCGATCGCAGAGTACGTCGCCGGCCTCGTGATCGCCATGGCCAAGGACTTCTACGGAAGTTGGGAGCTCCAGCGGCAGCGGCGCTGGCAGCATCGCGAGACCCTGCGGCTGGCCGGCAGCCGGGCCGTCGTGGTGGGCTCCGGGCCGATCGGCCGGGCCATCGGCAGCACCCTTATGGCACTGGGTGTCAAGGTCGATCTGGTCGGCCGCCGGGCACGCCCGGACGATCCGCAGTTCGGCCTCGTACACGCGAGTGACGCGCTGAACGACCTGCTGACCCAGGCGGATTGGGTGATCTGCGCGGCACCCCTGACCGAGGCCACCCGCGGCCTCTTCGACAAGGCGGCGTTCGCCAGGATGCCGCCGCGGGCCCGGTTCATCAACATCGGACGCGGGCCGCTGGTGGTCGAGGACGCGCTGATCGCGGCGCTGCGCGAGTGGCGGATCGCGGCGGCGGCACTGGACGTCTTCGAGGAGGAGCCGCTCACCCCGGACAGCCCCCTGTGGGACGTCCCGCATCTGATCGTCTCGCCCCACATGAGCGGCGACACCCTGGGCTGGCGGGACGCCCTCGCCGAGCAGTTCCAGGACAACTTCGATCGGTGGTCGGCGGGCGAGCCGCTGGACAACCTCGTCGACAAGCGGCTCGGGTACGTGCCGGTGAAGTGA
- a CDS encoding maleate cis-trans isomerase family protein — MDVSFLGGPQPQLGVGVVAPFDFALDRELWRWVPDDVSLHLTRTPFVPVEVSLDLARMVSEHETLDAAVQALCAVSPQVISYACTSGSFVGGVAGERAMCAAMVQAGEVPSLTTSGALIEALREIGARRIAVVTPYTKSVTDSLEDYLGEAGITVTGRAYLGLTRHIWKVPYRDVVDMARAAVVGATDALFISCTNLPTYDVIPQLEAELRMPVLSANQVTMWAALRAIGAQAVGPYQALLDPVARRGPAAMTGSAGGPAEGVPGPTPEAAFAGPPAPPEGEPLDGLDPPPYPPEDTGGLPPV, encoded by the coding sequence ATGGACGTCTCTTTTCTGGGTGGCCCACAGCCGCAGCTCGGCGTGGGTGTCGTCGCTCCCTTCGACTTCGCTCTCGATCGAGAGCTCTGGCGTTGGGTGCCCGACGACGTGTCCCTCCACCTCACCCGCACCCCTTTTGTGCCCGTCGAGGTCAGCCTCGACCTGGCCCGAATGGTGAGCGAGCACGAAACGCTGGACGCTGCCGTCCAGGCTCTGTGTGCGGTATCTCCGCAGGTCATCTCCTATGCCTGCACCTCCGGCAGCTTTGTCGGGGGTGTGGCGGGGGAGCGGGCCATGTGTGCCGCCATGGTCCAGGCGGGGGAGGTTCCCTCCCTCACCACCTCGGGCGCACTGATCGAAGCACTGCGCGAGATCGGCGCGCGGCGCATCGCCGTGGTCACGCCCTATACGAAATCGGTCACCGACTCCCTGGAGGACTATCTCGGTGAGGCCGGCATCACGGTCACCGGCCGGGCCTACCTCGGGCTGACCCGGCACATCTGGAAGGTGCCGTACCGCGATGTCGTCGACATGGCCCGCGCGGCCGTCGTCGGCGCCACCGATGCCCTCTTCATCAGCTGCACGAACCTGCCGACGTACGACGTCATCCCGCAGCTGGAGGCCGAGCTGCGGATGCCGGTGCTGTCCGCCAACCAGGTCACGATGTGGGCCGCGCTGCGCGCCATCGGGGCCCAGGCGGTGGGCCCGTACCAGGCGCTGCTCGACCCGGTGGCGCGGCGCGGTCCGGCCGCGATGACCGGATCGGCGGGCGGACCGGCGGAAGGTGTGCCGGGGCCGACCCCCGAGGCGGCCTTCGCCGGGCCCCCCGCCCCGCCGGAGGGGGAGCCCCTCGACGGCCTTGATCCGCCGCCGTATCCGCCCGAGGACACGGGTGGTCTGCCCCCGGTTTGA